One window of the Neorickettsia findlayensis genome contains the following:
- a CDS encoding nucleotide exchange factor GrpE, giving the protein MTEKQPEKHKKVGEKESADSKKDIQESLLKVGFISKEEFNNEREQWKKKLAYALAEQENIKKSAQKEIEKVRDFAILDLVKEILVSVESLEKAVAHMLEHNVEGPVFEGSKLTLDAIFSALKKNGIEKIEAKGARFDHDLHQAVSTVKAADLPNNTVFEVLQDGYTIKGRLLRPAVVVVVDNLE; this is encoded by the coding sequence ATGACTGAGAAACAACCAGAAAAACACAAAAAAGTAGGGGAAAAGGAAAGTGCTGATTCAAAGAAGGATATTCAAGAGAGCCTTTTGAAAGTTGGTTTTATTTCTAAGGAAGAGTTCAACAATGAAAGGGAACAATGGAAGAAGAAACTAGCATACGCCCTTGCCGAGCAGGAGAATATCAAAAAGAGTGCTCAAAAGGAAATAGAGAAGGTGCGAGATTTTGCCATTTTAGATCTTGTCAAAGAGATTCTAGTGAGCGTTGAGAGTCTTGAGAAGGCAGTGGCTCATATGCTTGAGCATAATGTTGAAGGGCCCGTATTTGAAGGTTCAAAGCTTACTCTTGACGCGATTTTTTCTGCTCTAAAGAAAAATGGCATAGAGAAGATCGAGGCCAAAGGGGCTCGGTTTGACCACGATCTGCACCAGGCAGTAAGTACGGTCAAGGCTGCAGATTTGCCTAACAACACGGTTTTTGAGGTTCTACAGGATGGCTATACAATCAAAGGACGCCTTCTGCGTCCAGCAGTTGTTGTAGTAGTAGATAATTTAGAATAA
- a CDS encoding TrbG/VirB9 family P-type conjugative transfer protein gives MKRSYSFATLLMLHLVLCLPALADQRAHSLASTPHIKEIVYNPNGIHTYTGFFGYQSSIVFEEGEVISTISMGDSTGWQLDAQGNRLFLKPVEDNATTNVTILTSKRVYHFIFTAKEARDVRDPELAYEVRFRYPSNAVSIQNAGITSMQNGNVESTGLDIGKKAYLNFDYKLSGYDAIKPIKVFDDGRFTYMQFPSVNANLPAVFRVDSQGYEALVNYHISGKYLVVQEVAPLFTLRHGHDHVCVFNMKTALKKRKGGSKVFTNG, from the coding sequence ATGAAGAGATCATATAGTTTTGCCACCTTGCTCATGCTACATCTCGTGCTGTGTTTGCCAGCACTTGCTGATCAAAGGGCCCACTCGTTGGCTTCTACTCCGCATATAAAAGAGATTGTTTACAATCCAAATGGCATTCACACGTACACCGGATTCTTTGGCTACCAATCCAGCATAGTTTTCGAGGAGGGAGAGGTGATAAGCACTATCTCTATGGGTGACTCAACTGGTTGGCAACTTGACGCTCAGGGCAACAGACTTTTCCTTAAACCCGTCGAAGACAACGCAACAACGAACGTCACGATTCTTACAAGTAAGCGGGTTTATCATTTCATTTTTACCGCTAAGGAAGCGCGTGATGTACGTGACCCAGAACTGGCATACGAAGTGCGTTTCCGGTATCCTTCAAATGCTGTCAGCATACAAAACGCTGGTATCACAAGCATGCAAAACGGAAACGTGGAAAGTACCGGGCTTGATATCGGCAAAAAAGCATATCTAAATTTCGACTATAAACTTTCTGGATATGATGCAATAAAGCCAATCAAAGTTTTTGATGATGGACGCTTTACTTATATGCAGTTCCCAAGCGTAAATGCAAATCTACCGGCTGTTTTTCGAGTGGATTCGCAGGGGTACGAGGCTTTAGTGAATTACCATATTTCGGGCAAATATCTGGTGGTGCAAGAGGTTGCACCGCTTTTCACATTGCGTCATGGACATGATCACGTATGTGTTTTCAACATGAAAACTGCCCTTAAAAAAAGAAAGGGCGGTTCCAAGGTTTTTACAAATGGATAA
- the rplT gene encoding 50S ribosomal protein L20 codes for MARVKRGVQVRQRHKKVIKQAKGFHGRSKNCYRIALRRLEKSWQYAYRDRKVRKRDFRSLWIQRINAAVRSFGLVYSVFMKGLKAAGVDMNRKVLSELAISQPSAFGEIVEKAKAAL; via the coding sequence ATGGCACGTGTAAAGAGGGGTGTACAGGTTAGGCAGCGTCACAAGAAGGTGATTAAGCAAGCTAAGGGTTTTCATGGGAGGTCGAAGAACTGCTATAGAATAGCTCTCCGCAGACTAGAGAAGTCCTGGCAATATGCGTACCGTGACAGAAAGGTTAGAAAGCGCGATTTTCGCAGTTTATGGATTCAAAGAATCAATGCGGCTGTGAGGTCGTTTGGCTTGGTTTATTCTGTCTTCATGAAGGGTTTGAAAGCCGCTGGGGTCGATATGAATAGAAAGGTACTTTCAGAGCTTGCAATAAGCCAGCCTAGTGCTTTTGGTGAGATAGTGGAAAAAGCTAAGGCTGCGCTGTGA
- the rpiB gene encoding ribose 5-phosphate isomerase B, with protein sequence MKVSIGADHAGFALKAVLIDFFSARGYFSVDRGAYCSAVSDYPDFAKSVSLDVLGGRADFGILICGSGIGMSITANRYKKIRAALCYDVQAAKMAREHNDANVLCLAGRALNVSKCLEIVEAFVNSKFSCEERHKKRIEKIDEEGE encoded by the coding sequence ATGAAGGTTTCCATAGGTGCTGATCATGCAGGATTCGCGCTTAAAGCGGTTTTAATAGACTTCTTTAGTGCACGGGGCTACTTTTCGGTGGATAGAGGTGCGTACTGTTCAGCTGTTTCTGATTATCCTGATTTTGCTAAATCTGTTTCCTTAGATGTGTTGGGTGGAAGGGCAGACTTTGGCATTTTGATATGCGGTTCTGGTATCGGGATGAGTATAACTGCTAACAGGTACAAAAAAATTCGGGCTGCCCTGTGTTACGATGTGCAAGCAGCAAAGATGGCTAGGGAACATAATGACGCAAATGTCTTATGTCTTGCGGGAAGAGCTTTAAATGTGTCAAAGTGTCTTGAGATAGTTGAGGCATTTGTAAATAGTAAATTTAGTTGTGAAGAGCGTCACAAAAAAAGGATAGAAAAAATTGATGAGGAAGGGGAATAG
- the priA gene encoding replication restart helicase PriA — protein MHLNVVLPLPLDSGFLYSSGHFDAYVGNLVKVDFRGRKITGLVTSVVPENDHEYVLKEILAVEQIPPFSSEYVQFLSWVACYNFTKVGLVLRSALIRDIPDSAVYVMTSHDVKRSNLTPAMCRVLELFGGNQHITSDILDAAKVQKKTVQKLIDVGAIERVHASISEVKAVSEELKKLEFKLSDEQSAARNKICMDGFTVYLLDGVTGSGKTLVYLSAVLELLQGDAEAQVIMLFSEIALASYVFERVKKSFLGMIEIIEWHSELSPALRRKNWHKVVTNKARLVIGARSAVLLPMPNLRMIVVDEEHDQSFKQDQGDFTYNARDLAITRGKLFDIPVILSSATPSLESYYNVQKKGFVHLKLEHRFGGAQLPDVKVVDMRKAQKVSQHISHELYEELNSTFDAGMQSLLFLNKRGYASIIICSSCGHRMKCPDCVAWLVEHKQNNTLLCHLCGFKRPMITKCEKCSSDTIIPFGPGVEKIAEEIGELFPSKRVVIMSSDTKLTENIRKIEKGDVDVVIGTQIIAKGYDFPRLTLLAIIDSDVSMHAGDLRNSEKSFQILQQAIGRVGRRKIYPGKVVMQSYSPDSVVIEALKNNDRQTFYEEELKMRRTEEMPPFSRLISIIISGLMEREVIMCARKIAKAIISVREINIFGPCPAAIGVKKNQFRYRILVVVPKKFSSRTILTNLLTQFTAEKKVGVQVDVDPLCFL, from the coding sequence ATGCACCTGAATGTCGTGCTTCCGCTCCCATTGGATAGTGGGTTTCTGTACTCTTCTGGACATTTTGATGCGTATGTAGGGAATCTTGTTAAAGTTGATTTCCGTGGGAGAAAAATAACAGGGCTTGTCACATCCGTAGTACCGGAGAATGATCACGAGTACGTTCTAAAGGAAATCTTGGCTGTAGAACAGATACCGCCTTTTTCATCTGAGTATGTACAATTTCTCTCTTGGGTTGCATGTTACAATTTCACCAAGGTTGGTTTGGTACTACGTTCTGCACTGATTAGGGATATTCCTGATAGTGCTGTATACGTTATGACTAGCCATGATGTTAAAAGATCTAATTTAACCCCAGCAATGTGCCGTGTGCTTGAATTATTTGGAGGAAATCAACATATTACTTCGGATATATTGGACGCAGCAAAGGTTCAAAAGAAAACAGTGCAGAAACTTATCGATGTTGGTGCAATAGAGCGTGTTCATGCATCAATTAGTGAGGTAAAGGCTGTGTCTGAGGAGCTAAAAAAACTTGAGTTCAAGCTTTCGGATGAGCAGAGTGCTGCTAGAAACAAAATCTGTATGGATGGGTTTACTGTATACCTTTTGGACGGTGTTACAGGTTCGGGTAAGACATTAGTGTATCTTTCAGCTGTACTTGAGCTTCTACAGGGGGATGCAGAAGCTCAAGTTATAATGCTTTTTTCCGAGATAGCTCTTGCTTCTTACGTTTTTGAGCGAGTCAAGAAAAGTTTTCTCGGGATGATTGAAATTATAGAATGGCATTCGGAACTCTCTCCTGCACTTAGGAGAAAGAACTGGCACAAAGTTGTGACAAATAAAGCCAGATTGGTTATCGGAGCAAGGTCAGCAGTCTTACTTCCAATGCCAAATTTACGAATGATTGTTGTGGACGAAGAACATGATCAATCATTCAAACAGGATCAAGGAGATTTCACATATAATGCAAGGGATCTAGCCATAACGAGAGGTAAGCTATTCGATATTCCAGTAATTTTGTCGTCAGCCACACCATCTTTGGAAAGCTATTATAATGTGCAAAAAAAAGGGTTTGTCCATCTTAAATTGGAGCACAGATTTGGCGGAGCTCAGCTTCCAGATGTGAAGGTGGTGGATATGCGCAAAGCCCAAAAAGTGAGTCAGCATATCTCTCATGAGTTGTATGAAGAATTGAACTCTACTTTCGATGCTGGTATGCAGAGCCTTTTGTTTCTCAACAAACGAGGCTATGCGTCGATAATAATATGTTCGAGTTGTGGTCATAGAATGAAGTGTCCAGACTGTGTTGCATGGTTAGTTGAGCATAAACAAAACAACACACTTTTGTGTCACTTGTGTGGTTTCAAACGTCCCATGATAACGAAGTGCGAGAAATGTTCATCGGACACAATAATACCATTTGGTCCTGGGGTGGAAAAAATTGCGGAGGAAATCGGTGAACTTTTTCCAAGTAAAAGAGTAGTGATCATGAGTAGTGATACCAAGCTTACCGAGAACATCAGAAAAATAGAAAAGGGTGATGTCGATGTAGTGATTGGTACACAGATCATTGCTAAGGGTTATGATTTTCCTAGGCTCACTCTTTTGGCGATCATTGACAGCGATGTTTCCATGCATGCAGGTGATTTACGCAACTCGGAAAAGAGTTTTCAGATATTGCAACAAGCTATCGGACGGGTCGGAAGGAGAAAAATATATCCTGGTAAAGTAGTGATGCAGAGTTATTCACCAGATAGTGTCGTAATAGAGGCTTTAAAAAATAACGATAGACAAACTTTCTACGAAGAGGAGCTCAAAATGAGGCGCACTGAGGAAATGCCTCCTTTTAGTAGGCTCATCAGTATTATTATTTCTGGATTGATGGAAAGGGAAGTCATCATGTGTGCCAGGAAAATAGCGAAGGCTATTATTTCGGTTAGAGAAATAAATATTTTCGGGCCTTGTCCCGCTGCAATAGGGGTGAAAAAAAATCAATTTAGGTATAGAATACTCGTTGTTGTTCCTAAAAAATTTTCTTCTCGTACTATTTTAACAAACTTGCTTACCCAATTTACCGCTGAAAAAAAAGTAGGAGTACAAGTTGATGTGGATCCCCTGTGTTTTTTGTGA
- a CDS encoding conjugal transfer protein TraJ: MHERDLKEALVEGGKYHEEGLSWHCTKNYYIFVERVWLLMFLALLFSTLCVMGLNMYSMLPLKTTTNFLRYTDSIDTDNIRAIRLYDLYKKNNDLQTVIDQYLLSKYIEVWEKETGEQDKFIQLNSSHMIYEKFLQSRSRIASAINRRIEIIDIQIHKDTKTSGKVAIAKVRSYGDGKNEEKMVKIAFRTTDVILAHRDITPLELIVSGYEEII; this comes from the coding sequence ATGCACGAACGAGATTTAAAGGAAGCTCTTGTTGAAGGAGGCAAGTATCACGAGGAAGGACTTTCGTGGCACTGCACAAAGAACTACTACATCTTCGTGGAACGTGTTTGGTTGCTTATGTTTCTAGCGCTCCTTTTTTCCACGCTCTGTGTGATGGGACTAAACATGTACTCTATGTTACCACTAAAAACAACAACTAACTTTCTTCGTTACACAGATAGCATAGACACGGATAATATAAGAGCTATTAGGCTGTACGACTTATACAAAAAAAACAATGACTTGCAGACGGTCATAGATCAATATTTGCTCTCAAAGTACATAGAAGTATGGGAAAAAGAAACAGGAGAGCAAGACAAGTTTATACAACTAAATTCCTCTCATATGATTTATGAGAAATTCCTTCAGTCTAGATCCAGGATTGCCAGTGCGATAAACAGACGTATCGAAATAATTGACATACAGATTCATAAAGATACTAAAACCAGTGGAAAAGTAGCAATAGCAAAGGTAAGGTCCTATGGAGATGGTAAGAACGAAGAAAAGATGGTAAAGATTGCTTTCAGGACAACAGATGTTATTTTGGCGCATAGAGACATCACACCATTAGAGTTAATAGTAAGCGGTTATGAAGAGATCATATAG
- a CDS encoding large ribosomal subunit protein bL35, producing MPKLKTNSSAKKRFKVTSTGKVMVTQSGKRHNMRKRNKRMLLVQKGYTLISKSKMRLMKSVMPYSF from the coding sequence ATGCCTAAGTTAAAGACTAATTCCAGCGCTAAGAAGCGATTTAAGGTGACTTCCACCGGAAAGGTCATGGTGACGCAGTCTGGTAAGCGTCATAACATGCGTAAGAGAAATAAGAGGATGCTTCTTGTTCAGAAGGGATATACCCTCATCAGTAAGAGCAAGATGCGTCTGATGAAGAGTGTGATGCCTTACAGTTTTTAG
- the trpS gene encoding tryptophan--tRNA ligase yields the protein MVEDKTVLSGIQPTGYVQLGNLLGAVDVWVEIQSRYKRKFFFMADLHSLDGGTLGLADASVEMACTYIACGIDPNDCCIFVQSHIPQHAELCWLLGCITPMGLLNRMTQFKDKSNRAGVTPMLSLYAYPVLMVADILLYNAEVVPVGDDQTQHVELARDVVLRFNQRYGEYFKLPTILKKKEATRIMSLTDPTKKMSKSDPSDFSRINLSDPKELIEKKILSAKTDSILGFSHEGLQKRPEASNLLNIAACLSGKKVEQLCNEVSNFSALKSMLIDLILAKLLPIQEKRKNLERDAVKRMLADSAEAMREIARANLTRIKQLMQLI from the coding sequence ATGGTAGAGGATAAGACTGTTCTGTCTGGGATACAGCCAACTGGGTATGTTCAGCTTGGAAACTTGCTTGGTGCCGTAGACGTCTGGGTAGAAATACAGTCTCGGTATAAAAGGAAGTTTTTTTTCATGGCTGATCTACATTCCCTCGATGGGGGAACACTAGGTCTGGCGGACGCTTCCGTAGAGATGGCTTGTACTTATATAGCGTGCGGTATAGATCCAAACGATTGTTGTATATTTGTGCAGTCCCATATTCCTCAGCATGCAGAGCTCTGTTGGTTGCTTGGTTGCATCACTCCTATGGGCCTACTCAACAGGATGACCCAGTTTAAGGATAAGTCGAACAGAGCAGGTGTTACGCCGATGCTTTCTTTATATGCATATCCGGTCCTAATGGTGGCTGATATACTCCTATACAATGCGGAAGTTGTGCCGGTGGGTGATGATCAAACCCAACACGTTGAATTGGCAAGGGATGTGGTGCTACGTTTTAATCAACGGTATGGTGAGTACTTCAAGTTACCTACGATTCTCAAAAAGAAGGAAGCCACTAGGATAATGAGCCTCACGGATCCAACAAAAAAAATGAGCAAATCTGATCCTTCGGATTTTTCTAGAATCAATTTGTCCGATCCAAAAGAGTTGATTGAAAAGAAGATATTATCTGCTAAGACAGACTCAATATTGGGCTTCTCCCATGAAGGATTGCAAAAGAGACCTGAGGCATCTAACTTGCTCAATATAGCAGCTTGCCTTAGTGGCAAAAAAGTGGAGCAACTCTGCAACGAGGTAAGTAATTTTTCCGCACTAAAATCTATGCTGATCGATCTTATTCTTGCAAAGCTTCTGCCAATACAGGAGAAAAGGAAGAATCTTGAGAGGGATGCAGTAAAAAGGATGCTTGCTGATTCTGCTGAGGCGATGAGAGAGATAGCTCGTGCAAACCTGACACGCATAAAACAGCTTATGCAGCTCATTTGA
- a CDS encoding exopolysaccharide biosynthesis protein, translating to MDKDQNTSDVLESVVVHGVTDSITLFEIKHALHERGFALLLLLFSLPLSIPLPVPPGYTTVLSIPILFFSVQIILGCDSPWLPKFLGEKSMKRKSLAFLIEKTVPILRKVEKFTRPRFPILNNAFGERIYGVISLMCAISIAIPLPLTNFIPAGGIVLMSLGVLNRDGIISILGVVTSFAGLFISALVIILGQKMVIELLSILGVKL from the coding sequence ATGGATAAGGACCAAAACACCTCCGATGTGTTGGAATCAGTTGTCGTACATGGTGTAACAGACTCTATTACACTATTTGAAATAAAGCACGCCCTGCATGAGCGTGGGTTCGCGCTACTGCTTCTTCTTTTTTCGCTACCGCTTTCGATACCCTTGCCTGTGCCACCCGGCTACACAACTGTTCTCTCAATCCCTATATTGTTTTTTTCTGTGCAGATCATTCTTGGATGCGATTCTCCGTGGTTACCAAAATTTCTTGGGGAAAAATCAATGAAGCGCAAAAGTCTTGCTTTCTTAATCGAGAAAACGGTGCCAATACTGCGCAAAGTGGAGAAATTCACGCGTCCTAGATTCCCTATTTTGAACAACGCTTTTGGTGAGAGGATTTACGGTGTTATTTCTCTTATGTGTGCCATCTCGATCGCAATTCCGTTACCATTGACAAATTTCATCCCGGCAGGGGGAATCGTACTAATGTCGCTCGGGGTATTAAACAGGGATGGAATAATTAGTATACTAGGGGTAGTAACATCATTCGCAGGACTCTTTATCTCAGCCTTAGTGATCATCCTAGGACAAAAAATGGTTATTGAGCTCCTTTCTATCCTAGGAGTAAAATTGTGA
- the pheS gene encoding phenylalanine--tRNA ligase subunit alpha, translated as MTVDSGEVRDRFYSRLGSVFSVEELNRLRFEYLSNKGGLVRNALATLIQQGTRSEQLGEWTSLLKEFNLALARRLEFIREKESNEKLASEAVDVSCPARPFRVGLKHPLIRVIEDTRRILTSLGLEYVEGPEVEDEYHVFDALNTPAHHPSRQMQDSFYLFEADKLLRTHTSSVQIRIMEEREPPFYIFSLGKVYRNDWDATHTPMFHQVEVLCVDVDINMSHMRYCVSFFLDNLFGCAKMRMRPSYFPFTEPSAEIDIRSRDGKWLEVMGCGMVHPNVLRNVGVSPDKYRGFAFGAGLERLAVLNYDIHDLRSLYSNDLRWKVS; from the coding sequence GTGACTGTCGATTCTGGGGAAGTCAGAGACCGCTTTTACTCACGTCTTGGCTCTGTGTTTTCTGTTGAAGAGCTTAATAGGCTTCGGTTTGAGTACTTGTCTAACAAGGGTGGCCTAGTTAGAAATGCTCTGGCTACCCTCATCCAGCAGGGTACGCGGTCAGAACAGCTGGGTGAATGGACTAGCCTATTGAAGGAATTCAACTTGGCGCTAGCGCGTAGACTAGAGTTTATACGTGAAAAGGAATCAAATGAAAAACTTGCTTCTGAAGCAGTGGACGTGTCCTGTCCTGCCAGGCCTTTTAGGGTGGGATTGAAGCACCCTCTTATCAGAGTTATTGAGGACACTAGAAGGATTCTTACCTCTCTTGGATTGGAATATGTAGAAGGTCCGGAAGTGGAAGATGAATATCATGTGTTCGATGCTTTAAATACACCTGCACATCACCCATCACGGCAAATGCAGGATAGCTTCTATCTCTTTGAGGCAGATAAGCTTTTACGTACGCATACGTCTTCTGTACAGATTCGGATAATGGAGGAACGCGAGCCTCCTTTCTATATTTTCTCGCTGGGCAAAGTCTATCGAAACGATTGGGATGCTACACATACTCCTATGTTCCATCAGGTGGAGGTTCTATGTGTCGACGTGGATATAAATATGTCCCATATGCGGTATTGTGTTAGTTTCTTTCTAGACAATCTCTTTGGATGTGCCAAAATGAGGATGAGGCCAAGTTATTTTCCTTTTACTGAGCCCTCTGCTGAGATCGATATAAGAAGTCGAGATGGTAAATGGCTCGAGGTGATGGGATGTGGCATGGTGCACCCAAATGTTTTGCGTAATGTTGGTGTGTCACCTGATAAATATAGAGGTTTTGCATTTGGTGCTGGGTTGGAAAGGCTGGCGGTACTGAATTATGATATTCATGACTTGCGGAGCCTTTATTCAAATGATTTGAGGTGGAAAGTAAGCTGA